In the Candidatus Glassbacteria bacterium genome, one interval contains:
- a CDS encoding glycosyl hydrolase, translating into MVRVIAFYLPQYHPISENDEWWGPGFTDWVNVASSRPRFKGHHQPHIPADLGFYDLRLEETRIAQAEMASAYGVHGFCYYHYWFNERVLLERPFNEVLESGKPNFPFCLCWANENWTRRWDGREKDVLIEQKYKSYDCEKHIDWLSKAFRDPRYIRVNDKPLFLVYNPSAIPNIGEIIVRWRRATRKNGFPDLFLCSMMSGQNISWREMLDNGFDANVEFYPRGNIYGPRQLVIKSLLDVFPLAWYVIVNFLNIDRYVPLCRSYVAFSYRRMAKIAMTQADNFGKVFPCVMPSWDNSARRTAAAMIIENNDPKLYGEWLAHALNRVAGNEPDEQLVFINSWNEWAEGCHLEPDRNHGPAFLEETGRVINEAEKIRKSKLKKNKCATH; encoded by the coding sequence ATTGTGCGCGTTATCGCTTTCTATTTGCCTCAGTATCACCCAATTTCGGAAAATGATGAATGGTGGGGACCTGGTTTTACCGACTGGGTCAATGTCGCGTCCAGCCGTCCAAGATTTAAGGGACACCATCAGCCGCACATCCCCGCGGACCTTGGATTTTATGATTTGAGACTGGAAGAGACCAGGATCGCCCAGGCTGAAATGGCCTCAGCCTACGGTGTGCACGGATTTTGTTATTACCATTACTGGTTTAACGAAAGGGTCTTGCTCGAACGGCCATTCAATGAGGTTCTTGAATCGGGCAAACCGAATTTCCCCTTTTGTCTGTGCTGGGCGAACGAAAATTGGACCAGGCGGTGGGACGGACGGGAAAAGGATGTTCTGATCGAACAGAAATATAAATCCTACGATTGCGAGAAACACATCGATTGGCTTTCGAAGGCATTCAGGGACCCTCGTTATATCCGGGTAAATGATAAGCCTCTATTCCTCGTTTACAACCCTTCGGCAATTCCCAACATTGGTGAAATAATTGTGAGATGGCGCCGCGCAACCAGGAAGAACGGTTTTCCGGACCTCTTCTTGTGCTCGATGATGAGCGGGCAAAACATATCCTGGAGGGAGATGCTGGACAACGGTTTCGACGCGAATGTCGAGTTCTATCCGAGAGGAAATATTTATGGCCCCAGACAGCTTGTCATCAAATCTCTTTTGGATGTTTTCCCTTTGGCTTGGTATGTGATCGTAAATTTTTTGAATATCGACCGGTACGTCCCGCTTTGCCGGTCATATGTTGCGTTTTCGTACAGAAGGATGGCCAAGATAGCGATGACGCAGGCAGACAATTTCGGCAAGGTGTTCCCCTGCGTTATGCCGAGTTGGGACAACAGCGCCAGGCGAACGGCCGCAGCAATGATCATCGAAAATAACGACCCCAAATTATATGGGGAATGGCTTGCACACGCCCTGAACAGGGTCGCAGGTAATGAACCGGACGAGCAACTTGTGTTCATCAACTCGTGGAATGAATGGGCGGAGGGCTGCCATCTGGAACCCGATAGGAATCACGGCCCCGCGTTTCTCGAGGAAACGGGAAGGGTGATCAATGAAGCGGAGAAAATACGAAAATCGAAATTAAAGAAGAA